One Mytilus trossulus isolate FHL-02 chromosome 5, PNRI_Mtr1.1.1.hap1, whole genome shotgun sequence DNA segment encodes these proteins:
- the LOC134719333 gene encoding uncharacterized protein LOC134719333, with protein MVKITLLLVCFVGAAYCTKGGYGSGGYGSGGGGGGGGGGFGSGGGGGGLTLLLGGGGGGGRGGGGGGGGGKGGYGSGYGGSSGYSAGYGSGGSGAGGIGAGLLLSGGGGGGGGGGGGGGKGGYGYGGGSSGGYSVGYGGGCSGGGCGGGFGSGGGGGGLVVGQLVSVIGTGGGGGSGNGGSSGGYGYGGSSGRYGYGGSSGGYGYGGSNGGYGNGGSSGPAFIVVSGGGSGGGSGGGSGWASGGGSGWAFGRSSGGSGGKGYSY; from the exons ATGGTTAAGATAACTTTACTTCTTGTGTGCTTCGTCGGAGCTGCATATTGCACAAAAGGCGGCTATGGCAGCGGTGGATATGGcagtggtggtggtggtggagGTGGCGGAGGAGGATTTGGATCAGGCGGTGGTGGCGGAGGCTTAACATTACTATTAGGAGGAGGAGGAGGCGGAGGAAGAGGAGGAGGAGGCGGCGGTGGTGGTGGAAAAGGAG GTTATGGCTCAGGATATGGTGGAAGCAGTGGATATAGTGCTGGGTATGGCAGCGGTGGATCTGGTGCTGGAGGCATTGGTGCGGGGCTCTTGTTATCAGGAGGAGGAGGCGGAGGAGGAGGAGGCGGTGGAGGCGGAGGAAAAGGAG gtTATGGATACGGTGGTGGAAGCAGTGGAGGATACAGTGTTGGGTATGGAGGTGGTTGTAGTGGTGGCGGTTGTGGCGGAGGATTTGGATCAGGTGGTGGTGGCGGAGGATTGGTAGTAGGACAACTTGTATCTGTAATTGGAACTGGTGGTGGTGGCGGATCTGGAAATGGTGGTTCCAGTGGTGGATACGGATATGGTGGTTCCAGTGGTAGATACGGATATGGTGGTTCCAGTGGTGGATACGGATATGGTGGTTCCAATGGTGGATACGGAAATGGTGGTTCCAGTGGACCTGCATTTATTGTTGTGTCAGGTGGAGGCTCCGGAGGAGGTTCCGGTGGCGGTTCCGGTTGGGCGTCCGGTGGAGGTTCCGGTTGGGCTTTCGGTAGAAGTTCCGGTGGGTCAGGTGGAAAAGGATATTCATACTAA